ATGAAGGCGAGGAACACCAGCACCACGGAGGTGTAGGTGAGCATCTGCTTGCGGTTCGGCCAGATCACCTTCCGCATCTCCGCAACGACCTGCTTGAGGTAGTTGTAGACGAAGACGAGCGGGTTGGCCGTGCGGTCCCCGGGTTTCTTCGGCTTCTTGGCCTTCTTGTCGGCTCCGGCCTTCTTGGCGGTCGACTTCTTGGACTCCTTGGCGTCCTTGGAGGCCTCGTCCGACGACTCGACGTCGACGTCTTCGCCGTCCGCCACCCGCTGCCGGGACCGCTTGCCGGTTGGCCGTTGCGGACGCGCTGCAGGCTTGGTCACCACGGCCGTCCGACCACCGCTGGCGCTGTCGTCGGTGTCACCGCCGTCGCGTGCGGCGTCGTTGGCGGCACCGATGTCGGGGCCCTCGTCGCTCACCGCATGCTCCTTTGTTCGCTAGCTATCTCGCGATTCGTTCCGTGCTGTCCGGTTATGTCCAGCATGGCACGTTATCCGTTGTCCGACTCCTACTCAGGCCGTTGGGGCCTGCATCGTCGTCGGACGTTCGCCTTGTGCAGGGGCGACAGGACTTGAACCTGCAACCTGCGGTTTTGGAGACCGCTGCTCTGCCAGTTGAGCTACGCCCCTTCGCGGTTGGCAGGCCAACCTGCGCTTACCTTCCGGGGCCTACATGACACACGCGCTCTCCGTTCGGTGATCGCCGAACCTATGGACAGCGCGCTGTAATGGGAAAACCCCGAGGTCCGAGTGTACATCGGCACGGGAGTCAGATACTAATTAGCGGTTCTGACGACCTGCCCGGATTCGTGGTCCCATCTGAGCTTGACGGGATCGTCGTCGTTCGATTCTTCCCGGTATTGCCCCATCAGCGTCGTGTAGGCCTCCATCACAACCTCACCGTTGTCGTCGGTGCAGATGTTCTTGGTAACGACGATGTCGGCGCCGAATCGCTCGTTGACCGACTCGACGTCCATCCGCCCCCACAGCTTGTCGCCCGCCTGGATCGGCCTCTTGAAGACGAAGCGCTGCTCGACCTGGACAATCACCAGGCTTTCCATGCCCAGATCGACGTGGCGGAAGAAATCCAGCTGAACGTACTTGGCGAAGATCGTGACGAGGGTCAGCGGCGCGAGGATCGAGTCGTAACCAAGTTCGGCCGCCGCGGCTTCCTCGTAGAAGGCCGGGTGATCGTTCTTGATGGCCCGGGCGAACTCACGAACCTGCTCGCGGCCGACCACGAAGTAGTCCGGATACCGCCAGATCATGCCGCGGATATCAGTCTTGAGCGCCATGGGTTACGCCAACTTGGCCGACGCGACAGCCCGTCCGAAGATCTTCTTACCGCCGGTGGTGGCGCTGATCGCGATGGTCACCAACTTGGTCTCCGGGTCAGCCGACTTCACCCGGCCGCTGAATACCAGCTCGGCGCCCTTGCCGTCGTTGGGCACCGGCACCACGGCCGTGAACCGGACGTTGTACTCGCTGACGGCACCGGGGTCCCCGACCCACGACGTGACGTAACCGCCGCCGATCCCCATCGTGAGCATGCCGTGCGCGATCGCGGTGTCCAACCCGACGACCTTGGCGATCTCGTCGTCCCAGTGGATCGGGTTCAAGTCCCCCGAAACTCCCGCGTAGTTCACCAGATCCTGGCGCGTCAGCGGGTAGGTCTTCTCCGGAAGCTGGTCGCCCACCTTCACCGAGCTGAACTCACGCAGTGGCATCAGTAAATCCCTCTTCCCCGTTCTCGCCGGCACGGCCCGCCAGGGTCGTGTAGGTCTCCTGCACGATGTCACCGGCCTCGTCGGTGATGATGTTCTTGGTCACGATGATCTGGGTGCCGTGCGAGACGCGCATGGAGTCCACGTATACGTCGCAGTAGAGCCGGTCGCCCGC
The Mycobacterium sp. 050128 genome window above contains:
- the hadC gene encoding (3R)-hydroxyacyl-ACP dehydratase subunit HadC, giving the protein MALKTDIRGMIWRYPDYFVVGREQVREFARAIKNDHPAFYEEAAAAELGYDSILAPLTLVTIFAKYVQLDFFRHVDLGMESLVIVQVEQRFVFKRPIQAGDKLWGRMDVESVNERFGADIVVTKNICTDDNGEVVMEAYTTLMGQYREESNDDDPVKLRWDHESGQVVRTAN
- the hadB gene encoding (3R)-hydroxyacyl-ACP dehydratase subunit HadB, which produces MPLREFSSVKVGDQLPEKTYPLTRQDLVNYAGVSGDLNPIHWDDEIAKVVGLDTAIAHGMLTMGIGGGYVTSWVGDPGAVSEYNVRFTAVVPVPNDGKGAELVFSGRVKSADPETKLVTIAISATTGGKKIFGRAVASAKLA
- the secE gene encoding preprotein translocase subunit SecE, with translation MSDEGPDIGAANDAARDGGDTDDSASGGRTAVVTKPAARPQRPTGKRSRQRVADGEDVDVESSDEASKDAKESKKSTAKKAGADKKAKKPKKPGDRTANPLVFVYNYLKQVVAEMRKVIWPNRKQMLTYTSVVLVFLAFMVALVGLTDLGLTKLVLLVFG